A window of Sulfuriferula thiophila genomic DNA:
TCTGGACTTCACCCGTTTTCGTAGACATTTCTCAACTTCCGGTTTGTAACTGTTCGAACGCCATTGGACTCAGTTGATTTAAGTAACTGTGCCTGCGGGTTCGATTGTAAAACACTTCGATGTATTCGAATATCTCAGTCTTGGCTTCCTCCCGGGTTGGATAGATCTTACGTTTGATACGTTCTTTCTTCAGGCTGCTGAAGAAAGACTCAACTACTGCGTTGTCATAACAGTTGCCGCGGCGACTCATGCTGGGGGTAAGCTGGTTATCCTTGCACCAGCGGGTGAAGTCATCGCTGCCAAACTGGCTACCCTGGTCAGAGTGAATGATCACCGGCTGTTTAGGATTTCTGCGCCACACGGCCATCAACAAGGCATCCAGCACCAATTCCGTTGCCATCGTTGGTTTCATGGACCAACCGATCACCGCACGTGAGTACAGATCAATTACCACCGCTAGATACAGCCAGCCTTCATAGGTACGGATATAAGTAATATCCGTTACCCAAGCCTGATCAGGTGCAGCAAACGTGAATTGCTGTTCTAACCGGTTCGGCGCTGCCGTGGCAGGCTTGCCTGCCTTGTGCCGCGGGCGTTTATAGCCACGTACCGATTTGATCTGCGCCTGGCTCATAAGACGCGCAACCCGCTTTACACCG
This region includes:
- a CDS encoding IS3 family transposase is translated as PKSERAVADEALLIDIKQSFEDSYGIYGSPRIHRDLLEAGTRCGVKRVARLMSQAQIKSVRGYKRPRHKAGKPATAAPNRLEQQFTFAAPDQAWVTDITYIRTYEGWLYLAVVIDLYSRAVIGWSMKPTMATELVLDALLMAVWRRNPKQPVIIHSDQGSQFGSDDFTRWCKDNQLTPSMSRRGNCYDNAVVESFFSSLKKERIKRKIYPTREEAKTEIFEYIEVFYNRTRRHSYLNQLSPMAFEQLQTGS